TACTCCTGCGGGATGACGAATAGCTACCTCCTGAATAAGTTCTGGACTTTCCAGAGCCGGGGGAAAATTCGCCTTGCCGAGGTGGTGCGGTTTGTCCTTGTGAACCTCGCTGCCCTGAGCATTGCCCTTGGGATACTCTCCCTTCTTCGGGGGAAGTACGCCTGGGGGGCGGCAGAGAGTAAGTTCTTAGCGACCTTAGGGTCTTTGGGCGTGAATTTCTTGGGGAATAAGCTCTGGGTCTTTCGAGGGAAATGACGCAGGACGAGTTCTTCATGTCCCTGGCTCTCAAGGAAGCGGAACGGGCCTTTGCCGAAGACGAGGTCCCGGTAGGGGCTTGCATCGTGAAAGAAGGTGCCGTTTTGGCCTTGGGGCACAACCGCCGGGAAGGAGCCGATGACGTCACCGCCCATGCAGAAATTGAAGCCATTCGAAGGGCACAGAAAGTTCT
The DNA window shown above is from Candidatus Caldatribacterium sp. and carries:
- a CDS encoding GtrA family protein — its product is MRRPLRALLLDFWQFGKFSLVGVANTAIDFGVFMVLHGKGGLGYSVSQVISYSCGMTNSYLLNKFWTFQSRGKIRLAEVVRFVLVNLAALSIALGILSLLRGKYAWGAAESKFLATLGSLGVNFLGNKLWVFRGK